GCGACGGTGAAGACGTCCTCGAGGCGACGCTCGAGCGTCTCGAACCAGCCGTCCTCGACGACGGGAGCAACGGCTTCGCCCGCGACGGCGGTATCGAGCGTCGGGAGCGTCACGGTTACGCGAAATGCACCGTCTCGCTTTCCTTCCGCCTCGGTCGCGGTGACGGTCGCGTCGAAGACGGTCGTCGTGAGTTCGTAGCTGTCGTCGTCGGTAGTCGGTTCGAACGCGTCGTGTGACTCGAGTTCGCGAGCGACGGGGTCCGGGAGGTCGGTCATTATTTGCATAACGGGCGTCACGAAAAAGGGTGTTACGTTCCGACCTGAATCGGACGACTGTTTCGGTCTATAAAACCATTAAAACCAGAAAACCGCCCGACTGCGGCGGGATCGTTTCACGACCGTAGCCAGTAGTTTCTGGACCAAATGGGCTACATAACTACAACGGATATTGCCGTTTTTTGTCGGCATGAGTCTCGATAGACATGCTGCCGAACGACGCCGGTTCGCCCGACTCCTCGGTATCGATGGCGAACTCGGGAGTGGGTTGCCGATCGGCACCCACTCGAGTGGTCCCCTCGAGGGGGGACGCGACCGCGATCATCGCGATGATACGGACCGCGCCCAACCAACTAACCAACCGGAGCGTTAATCGAGTGCTCGCTCGCCGAGAAACGAGTTGAGCGCCGTCGCAACTTCTTCGAAGTCCTTGAGCGTGAGTCCGTCCGTCGTAACGAGGACACCTTCGCTCTCGTTGGTCACGCGGATCAAAAAGCCGTTGTCAAAGACGCGAATCGTGTAGTTGTAGTCGCCGAGTTCGGAATTTTCGTAGGCCGTCTGGGCGGTCGTAAACCCACGCCACTCGTGGCCGATGAACGTCGAGAGGTCGGCATCGCGCTCTAAGTCCTCGCGAAGATACAGCTGTTCGTAATCGTCGCGAGTGAAGTAGGTCGCCGAGCGGAAGCTATCGCCGACGGCCGTCCGGCAGGTCGTCACGATCTGCTCCGCCGCCTCGTCGGTAAGTAACCCTGTCGCCATACCGAGTGGATCGAACCCGCGACACCTTAATAGCGAGGGAAGAGGGGCCGTGAGAACGGAGTTACCCGTAGGGCCAGTTAAACAACGCCCCGTCCCGGACGCTGTTCTCGACAAGGGTTCGAACGCCCAGTCGGTCGAGGGTCGTCCAGATCCGACGTCGCAAGTCGGCGGGAGCGTACAGGTCCCAGTGCGGCGATATCCAGAGCGCCGCGGTCGCATCTCTCGTTCAATCGTCGTCACGGTCGTCTTGCGTATCCGCCTCGAGCCACGTCGCAATGATCTCGAGGACGGTTTCGGCCTGTTCGGGATCGACCCCGAGATCGAACGAACCGGTGGTCGGCCCGTCCTGGGCGGCGATGGCCCGCTCGACCGTCTCGTCGGACCGCTCCGATCCGTCGGCGGTAAGATACGGGTTCAGGACGTGGCCGGCCAGCGCCTTGAGCGCCCGCCCACGCAACACGGTCAGTTCGGTCGAGTCCTCGATTGCCTCGAGAAGGAGCGCTCGCTCTGTCGCATCGAACGGCTCGCGAACGATATTTTTCGTCTCACCCGTGGTCGGGTTTCTGTGGATGTTGGAGGTGTGTTCCTCCCAGCAGTCCTGGGCCGCGTGCAGTCGGACACCCTTGTCCCCCGTCCGGACGAGCAGGGCAACGTCGGACCGGCGAATGGTCGTGTCGATGTGCGATCGAGTGCCGCCCCTGAATTCGTGATCGCGGTAGACATCGGCGACAACGTCGGTCGCGTGGTGTCTCGGTCGGCCGTGATACGTCTCGAGGAGCGACGCTGTCGGGCCATCCCGTTCGTACAATCGCCCGACTGTTCCATCGTCGGGATCGAACTCGAGAGTGAGAAAACGGTCGACACCGTCGGGGACCGAATCGATCACCGGCGTCGGATCGAACACCATTTCGACAGGGTCGGTCGGCGACTGCTGTCCGACTCGGACGACGAGATTTCCGTGCTCCGACGAGATTGCCACCGCACCGAGACGATCTCGGAGTTCGTTTCGGAGCGTGAGCGTGTCCAGGGGCTCATCACTCGGTTCGTCCGACGCTCCGTACTCCATGGGGAGGATATCCGACATCCACCGTCGGCCCGCTTCGACCACGGTTCGACGCTCGTTCGATTTCGAGACCGGGCGATCGATTGCTGGCTGGCCGTACGAGATCGCGTCCACAAGCACCGAGTCGGAGCCGCGCTCGCGTGGCAACTCGACAGTGACCGTCGTCCATCGTCGCATACGGTTCGTTGAGTTCATACACCCGCTGCTTCGTTGTACGGTAACGGTATCAGAATATAAACCCACCTCCCTTCGGACGGCTCTGAACGACATTGGACCGACCGCGGTTTCGAACGGAACGGAGTGGCGACCGTCGGCCACAACCGGCGAGAAAACTGCGTCCTCCGCTCGAGTCGGTAGTTACGCTGACTCGAGTGCCTGCTCGAGATCCGCGATGATGTCGTCGACATCCTCGATGCCGACGGAGAGGCGCAGGAGATCGTCCGTCGTGCCGCTTGCGAGTTTCTCCTCCTCGGTGAGTTGCTGGTGGGTCGTGCTCGCGGGGTGGATAATCAGCGACTTCGCGTCGCCGACGTTGGCCAGGAGGCTGAACAACTCGACCTCGTTACAGACCGTTTCCGCGGCGTCGTAGCCGCCCTCGGGGCCGAACGTGATCATGCCACCGTAGCCACCTTCGAGGTACTTGCTCGCTTCCTCGTGCGTCTCGTGGCTCTCGAGGCCGGGGTAGTTCACCCAGTCGACCGCGTCGTGGTCCTCGAGGAACTCCGCGACGGCCATCGCGTTCTCGCAGTGTTTTTCCATCCGCAGGGGGAGCGACTCGAGTTTCTGCAGCGTCGTCCAGGCGTCAAAGGGTGACTGCTGGTTGCCCAGGTCGCGTAGGCCGCGGGTTCGCGCGACGATGGAGAACGCCTGCTCGCCAAAGGTTTCGTAGAAGTTGACGCCGTGGTAGGCCGGGTTCGGCTCCGAGATTTCGGGATAGTCACCCTCGTCCCACGGGAACGAGCCGCCGTCAACCAGTATCCCGCCGACCGTCGTCCCCGCGCCGTGGATCCACTTCGTTGTCGAGTTCCAGACCAGATCCGCGCCGTGCTCCAGCGGCCGGCACAGATGCGGCGTCGCGAACGTGTTGTCGACGAACAGTGGCACGTTGTGGTCGTGTGCGATGTCCGCAATTCGTTCGATGTCGGGCGTGACAAGCGCCGGATTGCCGATCGTTTCGAGATGGACGAACGCGGTGTCGTCATCGATGGCTTCCGCGTAGGCGTCGTAGTCGAGCGTGTCGACGAACTTCGTGTCGATGCCGCGCTTCGCGACGGTGTGCGTGAGGTAGGTGTACGTGCCGCCGTAGAGCGAAGACGCCGAGACGATGTTGTCCCCGACGTCCGCGAGGATGAACGTCGCCAGATCGAACGCGGCCATGCCCGACGCTGTCGCGAGCGCGCCAACGCCACCCTCGAGCGTCGCGATGCGCTCCTCGAGCATCGCGTTCGTCGGGTTCATAATCCGCGAGTAGATGTTTCCGAACTCCTCTAATCCGAACAGCGAGGCCGCGTGATCAGTATCGTCGAACTCGTAGGACGTTGTCTGGTAGATCGGCGGGGCGCGCGCACCGGTGGTCGGGTCGGGTTCCTGGCCGGCGTGGACGCTGTTCGTGGCAAATTTGCGGTCGGTGTCGTCGGAATCCTCACTCATGTGACTACACCCCACACAGCGAGTAGCAAAAGCCTTGGCGAAAATCGCTACGAGGGAGGAGGAGAGCCGGGTTGCCCGATTCCGATCGGTGAGTGAGCGAACGAGGAGTCTCGAACTGTTACTCGAGCAACGACTCGCCAGTCATCTCCGGCGGCTGATCGAGGCCGATCAACTCGAGCATCGTCGGCGCGATGTCGGCGAGCGTGCCGCCC
Above is a window of Natronorubrum tibetense GA33 DNA encoding:
- a CDS encoding DUF5813 family protein, which gives rise to MTDLPDPVARELESHDAFEPTTDDDSYELTTTVFDATVTATEAEGKRDGAFRVTVTLPTLDTAVAGEAVAPVVEDGWFETLERRLEDVFTVAHTTTNDEPAIERDATDVTVTLEYVAWDAGEGADDAKALIEYVEGTYAQGIIPGYEYQGAAATLLENAQSRGQQASEGESGGMPM
- a CDS encoding O-acetylhomoserine aminocarboxypropyltransferase/cysteine synthase family protein, whose product is MSEDSDDTDRKFATNSVHAGQEPDPTTGARAPPIYQTTSYEFDDTDHAASLFGLEEFGNIYSRIMNPTNAMLEERIATLEGGVGALATASGMAAFDLATFILADVGDNIVSASSLYGGTYTYLTHTVAKRGIDTKFVDTLDYDAYAEAIDDDTAFVHLETIGNPALVTPDIERIADIAHDHNVPLFVDNTFATPHLCRPLEHGADLVWNSTTKWIHGAGTTVGGILVDGGSFPWDEGDYPEISEPNPAYHGVNFYETFGEQAFSIVARTRGLRDLGNQQSPFDAWTTLQKLESLPLRMEKHCENAMAVAEFLEDHDAVDWVNYPGLESHETHEEASKYLEGGYGGMITFGPEGGYDAAETVCNEVELFSLLANVGDAKSLIIHPASTTHQQLTEEEKLASGTTDDLLRLSVGIEDVDDIIADLEQALESA
- a CDS encoding DUF7522 family protein; this encodes MATGLLTDEAAEQIVTTCRTAVGDSFRSATYFTRDDYEQLYLREDLERDADLSTFIGHEWRGFTTAQTAYENSELGDYNYTIRVFDNGFLIRVTNESEGVLVTTDGLTLKDFEEVATALNSFLGERALD